GCTTTTTTTAGGCTAAGAGTGGATTGCGACTCTTTTTGGTTTAGAGTGCTCCAAGGAACCTTCTGACTAAACTCCCCAAGGCCCCTCAGTGACTTAATAGGACTCTTGAGCTCTTTTACAAGTGTTGTTCTTGGTGGAGATTAAACTTTCTAGGTTGCTGAgtttggaaaaggaaagaaaagagtgcAATCTTTGTATCGCTGCTATGACATCATCAGTTACTTTCCGGGTGTCGCCTTATTCGGTGTTGAATTCGCAATTCAGGCCTCGGTGTATAGTGCAAGCTAGCAGTTCGGTTGGTGGAGATTCAACAGTCTCATCATCTCCTGAATTGGTTGCGTTGAATGGAGCTCCTCCtattgaggagagagagcaaATTGGTCCTTCGACTGGGGTAAATGGATATGTAGTTTCGAAGATTGATGTggtagagaagaagaagaaggtggaaaaGCAGCAAAAAGTACCGGTGCTTTGGAAAGCTTGAAGGTGTTGTGGGATGATGCGTATGGAACAAAGAGTGTGAATGACTATCTTGACTGCGCAAGGGATATGATCAGGCCGGACGGAGGTCCACCACGTTGGTTTTGCCCTGTTGAGTGTGGACATCCTTTGAATGATTCTccagttcttctttttttgccagGTAAAGCCTGGCTTCTCGCCTGATTGGGAATTTTACTGCAGGGGTTTAAGGAGATGACTGGAATTCTAGTTTGACAATATGCTTGTAGCTTTTACGAAGAGAATATAATGTACTCATGCATTAATTGATACCCAGGAGCTGTATTCTATAGGAGCCTAATTTTGCAGATCTCAAGTAAATTATGCCAATGTTTTAAAACATTATTACTGCTTCCTACAGGAATTGATGGCACTGGATGGGGCCTCGTCTTTCACCATAAAGCTCTGGGAAGGTGAGTTTGCATGTTCCAGCATTTTGGGTTCGAATTGTATTACAAGGGAAAGTATCAATGCATGAGAAGCATGTTTGTTTCCATGATTATGTTTGTACATATGACCAAGCATCTCAATGCAGATACCTTAAAACTGCAGGGCTTTTGAAGTTCGATGCTTGCATATCCCTGTTTATGATCTGACTCCATTTGAAGGTATTTCCCTTTCAAAGCCTTTTAGTTGCCGTGCATGCTGATGGCAACTGAGGGTGAAGTGGAATGTTTTTTAGCGGTGTCTAAACATGCTAAGGGCAGTGGTGTATTCATGTCATCTTACAATCATCCTTTTCACTCCATTTAGTCCCATATACATGGATATTGTCCTTTTCTGTTGCTCCCTGCTATATTCAATACTAGATCCCCGCCGTTCCTTCTCTCAATTCTTGATCTTATTATGGGTTTACAAGCCTTTTAAAGGGTGAAGATTTTCTTCTTAATACTCAACTGACGTTATAAGAAATGAAATAGCATGCAATCCTGAGAACTTGACAAAGAGCTTTTCGGATCTGTTGTATTTATACTTGTTAGGTCTGGTAAAATTCGTTGAGAAAACCGTTAAAGCAGAGTACGCCTCATCTCCCCATAAGCCTATTTATCTTGTTGGGGATTCCTTTGGAGGATGCCTTGCACTTGCTGTGGCAGCTCATAATCCTTCCATCGACTTGGTAGTTTTATTAGTGAATCCAGGTGAGTTTTCGGATTGGCGAGCAAATCATGAATTCGGTATATTCTTCTGGATTACAAGGCTTCTTTGAGACTCTGAGGAAGTCTGTTGTTTTCTCGGTCATGTTAGCTACATCAATTGGCCGTTCACAGCTGCAGTCACTGTTCCCGTTATTGGAAGCTATGTCTGACAATCTCCATTTCACGCTCCCCTATCTTATAAGCTTTTTTGTGGGTATGATATGCTACTTCCAagtctttttgtaaaatgatGATATGTCACAATGCTCTCAAGAGTTTTCCATAGTAAGATTTGATTTCTTTCTGAATCAGGTGACCCAGTAAAGATTGCAACAGCCAATATTGATAATATGCTTCCCCCGAGAGGGGCACTTGAACAGTTGTCTGTCAACCTCACTTCTTTGCTGCCTCGTCTCTCAGTAAGTGGCGTTTTCTCTGCCGGGATtagcttattttcttttctcgtttGTATTTATTGctcaaaattttacaaatagaTGTGTAGCAGGCCTTCTATTGGGCTTCTATGCTaaaccttttcaagttttttgtCCTTTGCTGGGCTGTTTCTTGGTTATCTCGAGGCCCAATAATCAACTCCCGTTTCAGGGTGTGGCTGATATAATAACCAAGGAAACTCTTCTTTGGAAACTGAAGTTACTTAAATCAGCTGCCTCTTACGCTAATTCTCGTCTTCATGCTGTCAAAGCCGAAGTGCTTCTACTTGCCAGGTTTTTGCTTCTCAAAGCTTTGTCAAGATGGTGACATGTTTGTCAGATTGGGGTAGCAAATTGTTTTAGCTTAggctttcattttatttgattgCTCCTATATATGTGCAACCATTGCCAATATCTATTTTTTCACTACGCCTCATGATCCCAGGATGAGTTTCGATGAAATTGTCATTCTGACTCTTTCTCAACAGCTGGAGAAAATAGGCTGCCTAATTGTCAGTTCATAGACATGAATATGCAGAGTCGTGTGTAGTATCTTCTTCTTTAGTAATCAGGCATATGTCTTTTGGCAATATGTAATGGCACAGGCATTGGTTTGAATTGGTTTCGCTTTGTAGCAGGGGTAGCagccattttcctttttctttgcgtgaatagttttgaagttTCTTTCAGCACAATAGCATATGTTCCATACATAAGCATCAAAACATACATGTATAATTATTGATAAACGCATCATGCATGCCTGCACAAGGTATGTGATTATTAATTGAGTTGTTTTCCTGGAGAGACAATAGTTTATCTGATTTAAGCATAGTTAAAAGTAGTTGCATTTTCTCAGAGGCTTCTATTGATTCAGTGGCAAAGATAACATGCTTCCTAGTCGGGATGAAGCTCAAAGGCTTATGAAATCATTGAAGAACTGCAGAGGTCGTTACTTCAAAGATAATGGACATATACTTCTAATGGTAGGTGAAATCTATGTTATTTTAATGTTGTAAAGCTCTTGGAGTTAGGCTcggtttggtttagcatttggaAAGGACTTTTGGGCTCAAGTGGGTTTGGTCAAGTACAAatgtgtttggttcaattttttggaggattttggcaagatgcaattgcatctcaaGTGGCTCTAAGGGCCTTTAACTCAAAGTAGCGTTGGAGGTCCTTTGGGAAGTTGCATCTTCAAAGTATAAGTTCCATTACTGTTCCCGACTACTACTCATCTTCTCCGGATAAACAAACGGAGGCTGACGATTGCCAGCCAAGGGGCCGCTTGTGTCGACAACTACCGCCTGATGGGTCACTCAACCTTGGCAACCATCCCCTGAGATCACATGACTTCAATCGTCACTTGGGTTTGCGTGACCTAGGTGACAATTGCTTGAGGTCCAATGACCTCAGGTGAGGCTATTTGGTAGTGAAATCTTTTACTAAACGTCATTTAAGTCAAAATTATTTTGCAATGtactttaaaattataatttatcaaatgctatttgcattttgaaaaattcatttaatccaaaggtatttgcattttcccaaggaCATTTGctcaaaaccgaaccaaactggGCTTTAGTGTTTTCCAATGCCGtgtcttgtttttgttttttttttttttggtcaaaaatgcCGTGTCTTGTTGAACAGAGCTAAAAGAGCTTTTTACGAAAATGGCTCATATTAAAATATAGTTTGGCGCTTATATTGAGATATATGATAGGCTACAACGGTGCTCGGATAGTAAAAGTTGACACTACAACTATTTTCTATGATGGAAATATGTTTAGTCAAGTTAAGTAGATAGTGTCCATCAGCCTCTCTTATTTAATCACCTAATTTCGAGTTAGTCATATCactgaattgaattgattgtacTAAAATTATTTACTATTTCTAGTGATGCTCGAGCTattttcagactttgagtctcaaTAAACCAAATTGACTACGCCACTTATAAGTCCAAAGGCATGTGGTATCATCCACATTCAATAGGCTCTATGGCAAAATCATGAATCGAAGAACCAAACCGGTTTCTATCGGTGCATTTCTAGAGTATGCAGAATAGATTTTAGATTCATCAAATTGAGGACTTGTTCCAATCAATAACTTGGAACTTAGAACAagtctttatatttttcttgttctatatCTCATCGCAGTCTTACAGTATTCCATGGTGTTGATGATGAGTATATAATGCGGAACTACTAGGCCGCGCTTTCATTTCCGACATATTCATGActaagacttttactttgttaatgtttTATATTCTTCATATATCTAAATAAAAGTTGTGGTCATTAGATTATAACAACAAATAGTGGTCATTAGAAGTAATAATTCATTGCAATCGTTCTATTAAGAATATAACTTGAACCTAGACAAATCCTAGAACCTATGACATGGTAGTTCCAAGGTTCTAAAGTATGTAGGGTAAATTCTAAGTTCGAAATTTGGGAACCTATTCCAATAGATAGGTTCTAAGTTCCAAGTGAAAACAAGGCTAAACTTGGAATTGCACAGCGTTAGTTAGAAAAATAGCAAGCAGATCATCATTGTGCAATTCTTGTGGCTGATGACGGATCTTAGTCTTAGCTCCTTTGGAAATTTGGAACATAGTAAAGTTAAATTTCCTGTTGATTATGTGCAAAATATAAATGCTGTCTTGCAATTTCGTGAATTCTATAATCTCTCTCACggttctatttatttatttgtgaatgcATCTCATGATGAAATTGCATGGTTCTTCAAAATATCAACCCCTGCTTTTCAGGAGATTTTGTCTATAAATGTCTCTTTATGGTGCTCCCTGTTTATCCATCAGTAATTAGATTGAGATTGCAGGAAGATGGTATTAGCTTGCTGAGCGTCATCAAAGGTACCCACACGTACCGTCGAACGAAGAGGCATGATTACGTCTTGGATTTCCTGCCTCCTAGCATGTCAGAATACAAACTAGTTTTCAATCAAGTAATGGGGTAATTCTGCAAACAAAGACTTCTGCTTGTCTTTTCTTGCTCTTTCCTGCGTGGAACAGAATGAGATTTTTCTGAATGGAAACTAATATTTCTTCTACGTCTGCTTGAAGACCTAAATTATTCAGCAAATGTTTCAAACCAGATAATTGCGttgtcaagtttttttttttatctgattATTTGCTACTTcactttctatttcttttgctATATCTCATTCAAAATTGATCTGCTGCATTAGTGCATGATTTTGATTTCATCACCAGTTG
This region of Eucalyptus grandis isolate ANBG69807.140 chromosome 8, ASM1654582v1, whole genome shotgun sequence genomic DNA includes:
- the LOC104415484 gene encoding LOW QUALITY PROTEIN: acyltransferase-like protein At1g54570, chloroplastic (The sequence of the model RefSeq protein was modified relative to this genomic sequence to represent the inferred CDS: deleted 2 bases in 1 codon), with product MTSSVTFRVSPYSVLNSQFRPRCIVQASSSVGGDSTVSSSPELVALNGAPPIEEREQIGPSTGVNGYVVSKIDVVEKKKKVEKQQKVPVLESLKVLWDDAYGTKSVNDYLDCARDMIRPDGGPPRWFCPVECGHPLNDSPVLLFLPGIDGTGWGLVFHHKALGRAFEVRCLHIPVYDLTPFEGLVKFVEKTVKAEYASSPHKPIYLVGDSFGGCLALAVAAHNPSIDLVVLLVNPATSIGRSQLQSLFPLLEAMSDNLHFTLPYLISFFVGDPVKIATANIDNMLPPRGALEQLSVNLTSLLPRLSGVADIITKETLLWKLKLLKSAASYANSRLHAVKAEVLLLASGKDNMLPSRDEAQRLMKSLKNCRGRYFKDNGHILLMEDGISLLSVIKGTHTYRRTKRHDYVLDFLPPSMSEYKLVFNQVMGVFRNASGSVLFSTLKDGKIVRGLSGVPSEGPVLLVGNHMLMGLEVFSLVEEFLREKNVAVRGVAHPMLFSSRTENLSSEFGLIDWMKAFGAVPVSGSNLFKLFSTKSHVLLYPGGAREALHRKGEEYKLFWPEQPEFVRMAARFGATIIPFGAVGEDDFAELVLDYDDFMKIPIVNDYIRNMNRQAPRVREGKSGEVANEQGFLPGILPRIPGRLYYLFGKPIETRGRYDILKDRENANELYLKVKSSVESCITYLLKKREEDPYRSIFDRVTHRASNSPLHKIPTFEP